Proteins from a genomic interval of Nocardia sp. BMG51109:
- a CDS encoding FAD-dependent monooxygenase, with product MNILVSGAGIAGLACALEFGARGHDVTVVEYARRLRLTGTPIDIRGAAIEAVDRMGLLAKIRKQRVRVSELTRFVDSRGEPVARIPMAEISDSDDDIELLREDLVRILADALPDTAVIRFGDSIETLTDSGDVRFASGDIGRYDLVVGADGQHSAVRGLVFGPEEDYLRHLGVYFALADLPGEAHSGGANSIYNVPGRMAGVFRYRGKAVANFQFRSAPIDYDHRDLNAQKKILLDAFAGHRSWRIPELLEAARADPGFFFTSASRIHLPSWHRGRVVLVGDAGYCPAYLSGRGTSLALTGARFLAEELERCGNDHTTAFARYEARLRPYVAFAQDRVEGGRDRIVPATWADIAARNRALRALDTGIAETQRAEENP from the coding sequence GTGAACATCCTCGTCTCCGGAGCCGGTATCGCCGGGCTCGCCTGCGCACTCGAGTTCGGCGCCCGCGGCCACGACGTCACCGTTGTCGAGTACGCCCGCCGGCTCCGGCTCACCGGCACACCCATCGACATTCGCGGCGCCGCGATCGAGGCCGTGGACAGGATGGGACTGCTCGCGAAGATCCGGAAGCAACGAGTCCGGGTGTCCGAGCTGACCCGGTTCGTCGACAGCCGGGGCGAGCCGGTGGCCCGGATCCCGATGGCGGAGATCAGCGACTCCGACGACGACATCGAGCTGCTCCGCGAGGACCTCGTGCGCATCCTCGCCGATGCGCTTCCGGATACCGCGGTGATCCGCTTCGGCGACTCGATCGAGACGCTGACCGACAGCGGCGACGTGCGTTTCGCCTCCGGCGACATCGGGCGGTACGACTTGGTGGTCGGTGCCGACGGCCAGCACTCCGCGGTACGCGGGCTGGTGTTCGGGCCCGAGGAGGACTACCTACGGCATCTCGGTGTCTACTTCGCTCTCGCCGATCTCCCCGGCGAGGCGCATTCCGGGGGCGCGAACTCTATATACAACGTCCCCGGCCGGATGGCAGGCGTCTTCCGGTACCGAGGCAAGGCCGTGGCGAACTTCCAGTTCCGTTCGGCGCCCATCGATTACGACCACCGCGACCTGAACGCACAGAAGAAGATCCTCCTCGACGCCTTCGCCGGCCACCGGTCATGGCGGATCCCGGAGCTGCTCGAGGCGGCCCGCGCCGATCCCGGCTTCTTCTTCACCTCCGCGAGCCGGATCCACCTGCCCTCCTGGCACCGCGGCCGCGTCGTCCTCGTCGGGGACGCCGGGTACTGCCCGGCCTACCTGTCGGGCCGGGGCACCTCGCTGGCGCTCACCGGCGCTCGCTTTCTCGCCGAGGAACTCGAACGGTGCGGCAACGACCACACAACCGCGTTCGCGCGGTACGAGGCCCGGCTGCGGCCCTACGTCGCCTTCGCCCAGGACCGCGTCGAGGGCGGCCGCGACCGCATAGTGCCGGCCACCTGGGCCGACATCGCCGCCCGTAACCGGGCGCTGCGAGCACTCGACACCGGCATCGCCGAAACCCAACGCGCCGAAGAGAATCCATAA
- a CDS encoding TetR/AcrR family transcriptional regulator, translating into MVDGTADRPPARRPGGRNARVRAQILAATAELVARDGIAGFRYEEVAEVAGVHKTSVYRNWPDREELVAEALLQYAEDLASIADTGDIQRDLVDYLVALAGGLNTPFGRALELATQPTRENPAVRQTVARILEQRGAAIRRRVDLAVGRGELPPVDSSFLGEMISGPVRLIVNRGVRQFTRPDAERIVGVVLAGIRATAPHP; encoded by the coding sequence ATGGTCGACGGGACCGCGGACCGGCCGCCCGCGCGGCGCCCCGGTGGCCGCAACGCGCGGGTGCGGGCGCAGATCCTCGCCGCGACCGCCGAACTCGTGGCGCGCGACGGCATCGCGGGCTTCCGCTACGAGGAGGTCGCCGAGGTCGCCGGCGTGCACAAGACCAGCGTCTACCGCAACTGGCCCGACCGGGAGGAACTGGTCGCCGAGGCCCTGCTGCAATACGCCGAGGATCTCGCGTCCATCGCCGACACCGGCGACATCCAGCGCGACCTGGTCGACTACCTGGTGGCTCTCGCCGGCGGCCTGAACACGCCGTTCGGCCGGGCCCTCGAACTGGCCACCCAGCCCACCCGCGAGAACCCCGCCGTCCGGCAGACGGTGGCCAGGATCCTCGAGCAGCGCGGAGCCGCCATCCGGCGGCGAGTGGACCTCGCCGTCGGCCGCGGCGAGCTCCCCCCGGTCGACAGCTCCTTCCTCGGCGAAATGATCTCCGGCCCGGTGCGTCTCATCGTCAACCGCGGCGTGCGCCAGTTCACCCGCCCGGACGCGGAGCGCATCGTCGGCGTGGTACTGGCCGGCATCCGGGCCACGGCACCGCACCCTTGA
- a CDS encoding cytochrome P450 produces MRAEIPVAVPAAPGRIPVLGHLIPMTRRPVEFIREMSALRGLVKIRLGTEEVYLVTDPALVHEILVPQGAACEKGRLFDNLRTLLGNGLVTSSEPLHMHQRRISQHAFKPAALSSYVPGIGENARRATESWRPGQRVELVDVLDQFTLKTVMNTIFSAELNPRGAEEVTRLLPTVLQSVAANTFVPRFWTRLPTSRNRRFRELSGRIRSVIDEIIASYRLSEPDPEHSGLLSTILTTRDPEDGEGMSDIQARDELITFMITGFVTATSTLAALFYQLNRHPNVEGRLHHELEDALGGRQVSEEDFPHLTYTRNVITETLRLHAPTWFLMRRTTDEMRLGGIDIPVGTELLFAPPALHRDPAVYPDPSAFDPDRWVDRPPHSLPKGAFVPFGNGRRMCIAASFAQTVMLVFVATACARWRLVEDPLIDRSPLYKGAISRFPELPVTVMAR; encoded by the coding sequence ATGCGTGCGGAGATTCCGGTAGCCGTTCCCGCCGCACCCGGCCGCATCCCCGTGCTGGGTCACCTGATCCCGATGACCCGCCGACCAGTGGAATTCATCCGGGAGATGAGCGCACTCCGGGGGCTTGTCAAGATACGGCTGGGCACGGAGGAGGTCTACCTCGTAACCGATCCGGCGCTGGTCCACGAAATACTGGTGCCCCAGGGCGCGGCGTGCGAGAAAGGTCGCCTGTTCGATAATCTTCGGACGCTTCTGGGGAACGGATTGGTCACCTCGTCGGAGCCATTACACATGCATCAGCGCAGAATTTCGCAACACGCCTTCAAACCCGCGGCACTATCCAGTTACGTGCCCGGGATCGGGGAAAACGCCCGCCGAGCCACCGAATCCTGGCGGCCGGGGCAACGGGTGGAATTAGTGGACGTGTTGGACCAATTCACCTTGAAGACCGTGATGAACACAATTTTCTCCGCGGAACTGAACCCGCGCGGTGCCGAGGAGGTGACCCGCCTGCTGCCGACGGTGCTACAAAGCGTGGCGGCAAACACGTTCGTGCCCCGATTCTGGACGAGACTCCCCACTTCCAGAAACCGGCGGTTCCGCGAGCTGAGCGGGAGAATTCGATCGGTTATCGATGAAATCATAGCCAGCTACCGGCTGTCGGAACCCGACCCCGAGCATTCCGGCCTGTTATCGACGATCCTGACCACCCGGGACCCCGAAGATGGGGAAGGTATGTCGGATATCCAGGCCCGGGACGAGCTGATCACATTCATGATCACCGGCTTCGTCACCGCCACCAGCACCCTGGCTGCCCTGTTCTACCAGCTCAACCGCCATCCGAACGTGGAAGGACGGCTGCATCACGAACTCGAGGATGCGTTGGGCGGAAGACAGGTCTCCGAGGAAGACTTTCCGCACCTGACATACACACGCAACGTGATTACCGAAACGTTGCGACTACACGCACCGACCTGGTTCCTCATGCGCAGGACGACCGATGAGATGCGGCTGGGCGGGATCGATATTCCGGTCGGCACGGAACTGCTGTTCGCTCCACCCGCCCTGCACCGAGATCCGGCCGTGTACCCCGATCCCTCGGCCTTCGACCCCGACCGCTGGGTCGATCGGCCGCCACACAGTCTCCCCAAGGGAGCCTTCGTCCCGTTCGGAAACGGTCGCCGGATGTGCATCGCCGCATCCTTCGCACAGACGGTGATGCTCGTGTTCGTCGCGACGGCGTGCGCCCGCTGGCGGCTGGTCGAGGATCCGCTGATCGACCGCTCACCACTGTACAAAGGGGCAATTTCCCGATTCCCCGAGCTACCGGTCACCGTGATGGCCCGCTGA
- a CDS encoding NAD-dependent succinate-semialdehyde dehydrogenase, giving the protein MSTYVTTNPTTGTTEREFPGLADDQISEVAERSGAGFETWRHTPVAERAAALARTADLYEKRSAELAATITREMGKPAKQAAEEVQLSADIYRWYAEHGPDLLTTERLDPQGAEESVVRTLPIGPLVGVMPWNYPYYQVARFAAPNLLLGNTVVLKHASICAASAQLIADVLHEAGIPDDVYINVYASAGQVAELLAHPAIRGVSLTGSEKAGAAVAAEAAKNLKKSVLELGGSDPFILLDTDDMARTARIAARARLSNAGQACNSPKRFIVVGELYDDFVQALVDQFDRAVVGDPADPETEVGPLSSVSARDNVADQIRTAVRQGATLHTGGSPVEGDGAFLEPAVLTGITPEMDAYSEEIFGPAAMVYRASSIDDAVRLANDVGFGLSGSVWSTDLTRAALVADRLEVGMAYINEHGTTLPGLPFGGVKRSGYGRELARWGMGEFVNTKLRRTSAR; this is encoded by the coding sequence GTGAGTACTTATGTGACGACCAATCCGACCACCGGTACCACCGAGCGCGAGTTCCCGGGGCTGGCCGACGACCAGATTTCGGAGGTCGCCGAACGTTCCGGCGCGGGATTCGAGACATGGCGGCACACGCCCGTGGCCGAACGGGCCGCCGCGCTGGCGCGGACCGCGGATCTGTACGAGAAGCGGTCGGCCGAGCTGGCGGCGACCATCACGAGGGAAATGGGCAAACCGGCGAAGCAGGCGGCCGAGGAGGTGCAGCTGTCCGCGGATATCTATCGCTGGTACGCCGAGCACGGCCCCGACCTGCTGACCACCGAGCGGCTCGATCCCCAGGGCGCCGAGGAGTCGGTGGTTCGGACGCTACCGATCGGGCCGCTCGTCGGGGTGATGCCGTGGAACTACCCCTACTATCAGGTCGCGCGCTTCGCCGCGCCGAATCTGTTACTGGGCAATACGGTCGTGCTCAAGCACGCCTCTATCTGCGCGGCCTCCGCACAACTCATCGCCGATGTATTGCACGAAGCGGGGATTCCCGACGACGTGTACATCAACGTGTATGCGAGCGCCGGCCAGGTCGCCGAACTGCTGGCGCATCCGGCGATCCGCGGAGTATCGCTGACCGGCAGTGAGAAAGCCGGCGCCGCGGTCGCCGCGGAGGCCGCGAAGAACCTGAAGAAATCGGTCCTCGAACTCGGCGGTTCCGACCCGTTCATCCTGCTGGATACCGACGACATGGCCAGGACCGCCCGGATCGCCGCGCGGGCGCGACTGTCGAATGCGGGGCAGGCGTGCAATTCGCCGAAACGCTTCATCGTCGTCGGCGAACTCTACGACGACTTCGTCCAGGCGCTGGTGGATCAGTTCGATCGCGCGGTCGTCGGGGATCCTGCGGACCCCGAAACCGAGGTGGGCCCCTTGTCCTCGGTGTCCGCGCGGGACAATGTCGCCGACCAGATCCGCACCGCCGTGCGGCAGGGTGCGACGCTGCACACGGGCGGCTCGCCCGTCGAGGGTGACGGAGCGTTCCTCGAACCCGCGGTCCTCACCGGCATCACCCCGGAAATGGACGCCTACTCCGAGGAGATCTTCGGCCCCGCCGCGATGGTTTATCGGGCCTCCTCCATCGACGACGCGGTGCGGCTCGCCAACGACGTCGGCTTCGGCCTGAGCGGATCGGTGTGGAGCACAGACCTCACCCGAGCCGCACTGGTCGCCGACCGCCTCGAAGTCGGAATGGCCTACATCAACGAACACGGAACGACGTTGCCCGGCTTACCGTTCGGCGGCGTCAAACGCTCCGGTTACGGACGCGAACTGGCGCGCTGGGGCATGGGCGAATTTGTCAACACCAAACTCCGCCGAACCTCGGCTCGCTGA
- a CDS encoding DUF6081 family protein: MTSYDDLSGPTLRDDRWQYLQFPIGDDETWTYAEPDAKTDVGDGAVSVRIDEFTRSHPQVQLLDNPKHLLVSTEEFDLTTGPRTFAVDMTAENIGSTGEDYRDGFAAFNVLDMATADIFDLIVTSRHAYAIHERLYVPGVIDPADAFTHVVHAPLAGISPRPGHHHRYAITLDPARHTVTWRIDDTPVYTAHPATLPGSVRIGFGIITLHPIADGHSTSLRGQGLHGHWRHFDIT, encoded by the coding sequence ATGACCTCCTACGACGACCTGTCCGGCCCCACCTTGCGCGATGACCGCTGGCAATACCTGCAATTCCCCATCGGCGACGACGAGACCTGGACCTACGCCGAACCCGACGCCAAGACCGATGTCGGCGACGGCGCCGTCTCGGTCCGTATCGACGAGTTCACCCGCTCCCATCCCCAGGTCCAGCTCCTCGACAACCCCAAACACCTGCTCGTCTCCACCGAGGAATTCGACCTCACCACCGGGCCACGCACCTTCGCCGTCGACATGACCGCCGAGAACATCGGCTCCACCGGCGAGGACTATCGCGACGGCTTCGCCGCCTTCAACGTCCTCGACATGGCCACCGCCGACATCTTCGACCTCATCGTCACCAGCCGCCACGCCTACGCCATCCACGAACGCCTCTACGTCCCCGGCGTCATCGACCCGGCCGACGCGTTCACCCACGTCGTCCACGCACCCCTCGCCGGCATCTCCCCCCGCCCCGGCCATCACCACCGCTACGCCATCACCCTCGACCCCGCCCGCCACACCGTCACCTGGCGCATCGACGACACCCCCGTCTACACCGCACACCCGGCAACCCTGCCCGGTTCGGTACGCATCGGATTCGGAATCATCACCCTCCACCCGATCGCCGACGGCCACTCCACCTCCCTACGCGGCCAAGGACTGCACGGCCACTGGCGCCACTTCGACATCACCTGA